In Leisingera sp. NJS204, the DNA window TCTTGGCGTTCGGGATGCCGATCAGCACGATCGGTTCCGAGTGTTTGACCAGCTTCACGCCGGTCAGCACCGCATCGGTGTCAATCGCGGCCACCACATGGATCGGCTTGCCGCTGTACCCGGTGGTTCCGACGAAATCGGAGGTCAGAAAGGCATAGGCGATTGTTTCGCCCGCCTTCAGAACCGGCGCAACCGGCACATCGCTGCGCACCGGGCCAAACGCCTCAGCACCAGGCACCAGGTCTGCAGGTGTCAATTCTGTCAGGAAAGAGTCGAGGCTGTCTGCCTCAGCCGCTGCAGCAAAAAGCGCGGCTATTGTCATCACAAGGGCTGTCATCCAGCCCCGGAAGGCGCGTGTCAGGACCATGGCGCCTCTCCTTTCGTTAGAGTGGCTGCCACGGACGCGCGCAGGGCGCGTTCGGATTCTGTTTCTGCGACCAACGGAGGCCCGCGGCCCTCATGCCAGTATTGCGCCGGGTTCGGCTGCACCGTGGTTTCCGCAGGCAGCAGCACGGCGCAGTCGGCAGCCCGGCTGATGCCAGAGCGCAGGACGCTTACAGGCCCGGCCCCGTTTTCAGCAGCGCACAGCGGACAGGTGCTGCATTTGGGACAATCCTGCGGTTCGCTGCTGTCCTCGGAACCGATCTGAATTTCCACCACGCCGAATTCGCCGCAGATCTCGATCCAATCACCGCCCGCCGCAACCTGTGCCGCACTGGGGAACGCTGTTTGCAGCACCAGCATGAAAATGGCGCACAGCCCCGTCAGCCGCCGGAGAAACCCGGCGCGGCAAGCGGTAGATATGAAAGAGGTGCGCGGCATCTGTTACAAGATTCTCTTGCTGCATTCGCCGCTGACACTAGAGGGAACTGCAGTGCCGTTATTTGATGTATGTCAGATAAATCAGAGATTCCGGGCCGTTTGGCCACGGTCCGGAAGACAGGCTAACCACCCGGCAGATCAGCCTTTCTCGAACCGCCGGAAGGCCAGGGTTATCACGCCCGCAATCGCCATATAGACCACGGCAAGAAGCAACAGCGGCTCATAGACAATGAATGTATCTGACCGCACGCGGGAGGATACCGAATAGATCTCTACCACCGTGATTGTCGCCACCAGCGGCGTCGCCTTCAGCTGCAGGATGGTTTCACCACCCAGGGTCGGCAGCACATTGCGGATTGCCTGCGGCAGCCAGATCCGGCGGAACATGGTGAAGCGCGGCATGCCAAAGGATTTTGCCGCCTCCAGCTGCCCCTTGGCAACACTGGAAAACGCCCCCCGCATGACCTCACCCTCATAGCCCGCATAAGACAGCGACAGTGCAAGCACCGCATAGGGCCAGGCCTGCCGCAGGTACGGCCACAGCTCGGATGAGCGGATCCAGGGAAACTGCGGAAACAGCGAGCCCAGCCCGTAATAAAGCAGCCAGATCTGCAGCAGCAAAGGCGTGCCGCGAATGATGGTGCAGAAGGTGCGCGCAGGAACGGACAGATACCAGGGGCCAACGGCCTGTGCCAGCCCCAGCGGCACCGCCAGCAGGAAACCTATGACTAGGGATGCCGCCAGGATCCAGATTGTGGTCCACAGCCCTTCCAGCGCCAGCGGCGCATATTTCGGCAGCCAATCCCAGCGCAGCGAAACCGCGCACCAGATCACCAGCGCCGCAAAGATCAGCATCATCACAATACGGTGCGGCTGCATCAGATCCCTGAGGCCGGTCATGACGTACCCCCCCTCAGCGAGGGCTGGCCGCGCCGCGCCCATTTTTCAATCCGGGCAAAGACCGCGCCGGAACACAGCGTCACCATCAGATAAAGGAACCCGGCCGCCAGGAAAAAGGTGAAATAGGCCCGCGTGCTGCTGGCCGCCTGGCGGGTCTCCAGCGTCAGCTCATTAAAGCCGACAACCGCCAGCAGCGCGGTGTCCTTGGTGGCGATCAGCCACAGGTTTGCCAGCCCCGGCACCGCAAAGCTCATCATCGCCGGGATCGTCACCCGCCGCATGATCATGAAGCCCGGCATGCCATAGGATTTCGCTGCCTCGATCTGGCCCACAGGGACCGCCTGGATGGCGCCGCGCAGCACTTCGGTGGCATAGGCCCCCTGCACCACACCCAAAACCCAGATGCCGGCTGCAACGCCGTTAATCTCAACCCGGCCGCCGCCCAAGCCTTCGGAGATCTTGTTGATGATATCGCTGCCCACGTAATAAAGGATCAGGATCAGCACCAGTTCCGGCACCGCCCGGATCACCGTGGTGTAAATGGCGAGAAGATCGCGCGTGACCTTCCCGCCATAAAGTTTGCCATAAGCTCCGAACAGCCCGATCACCAGCCCCAGCCCATAGGCGCCAATGGCGATTTGCAAGGAATTGGCAAGCCCGCGCAGCAGGTTGCCTCCCCAGCCCGACAGCGACAGCAGCTCTGCGCTGGCGCCAAGGCCCAGTAATTCGAACAGTCCGGTCATGGCAGCAGCTTAGTAGATGCTGGTGGTGAAGTATTTGGCAGTGATCTTCTCATGGGTGCCATCGGCCAGGACTGCGGCGATACCCTTGTTCAGCGCCTCGCGCAGTGCGTCATCGCCCTGCCGCACACCAGCGCCGACACCGCGGCCCAGGATCGCCGGATCATCAGCAACCGCGCCTTTGATCTCGCAGCAGCTGCCGGTATCGGAACCCACGAAGTCCGCCATTGCGATGCTGTCCGCCTGGGTTGCGTCGATACGGCCCGCAAACAGATCCTGATTGGCCTCATCCTGGGTCTGATAGACCTTCAGCTCGGCATCCTTAAAGTACTCCTGCGCATAGGCCTGGTGGATGGTCGAGGCCTGAATGCCCACGATCTTACCCGCCAGCGAGTCCGGGGTCGGCGCGATATCCATCGACTTGTCCGCCACGATCACCGCCGGTGTGTTGTAATAGGGATCGCTGAAATCAATGGTCTTCAGCCGCTCCTCGGTGATCGACATAGAGGCCATGATGGCGTCGATCTGCTGGCCGGTCAGCGACGGGATGATGCCGTCCCAGGCCACCGGCGTTATCACGCAGTCCAGTTC includes these proteins:
- a CDS encoding ABC transporter permease, whose product is MTGLRDLMQPHRIVMMLIFAALVIWCAVSLRWDWLPKYAPLALEGLWTTIWILAASLVIGFLLAVPLGLAQAVGPWYLSVPARTFCTIIRGTPLLLQIWLLYYGLGSLFPQFPWIRSSELWPYLRQAWPYAVLALSLSYAGYEGEVMRGAFSSVAKGQLEAAKSFGMPRFTMFRRIWLPQAIRNVLPTLGGETILQLKATPLVATITVVEIYSVSSRVRSDTFIVYEPLLLLAVVYMAIAGVITLAFRRFEKG
- a CDS encoding ABC transporter permease, translated to MTGLFELLGLGASAELLSLSGWGGNLLRGLANSLQIAIGAYGLGLVIGLFGAYGKLYGGKVTRDLLAIYTTVIRAVPELVLILILYYVGSDIINKISEGLGGGRVEINGVAAGIWVLGVVQGAYATEVLRGAIQAVPVGQIEAAKSYGMPGFMIMRRVTIPAMMSFAVPGLANLWLIATKDTALLAVVGFNELTLETRQAASSTRAYFTFFLAAGFLYLMVTLCSGAVFARIEKWARRGQPSLRGGTS
- a CDS encoding transporter substrate-binding domain-containing protein, whose protein sequence is MKLKALLAAATAAAALTAGAAAAEQVKIGIAAEPYPPFASLDSSGNWVGWEVEMIGAVCAAAELDCVITPVAWDGIIPSLTGQQIDAIMASMSITEERLKTIDFSDPYYNTPAVIVADKSMDIAPTPDSLAGKIVGIQASTIHQAYAQEYFKDAELKVYQTQDEANQDLFAGRIDATQADSIAMADFVGSDTGSCCEIKGAVADDPAILGRGVGAGVRQGDDALREALNKGIAAVLADGTHEKITAKYFTTSIY